From Phragmites australis chromosome 5, lpPhrAust1.1, whole genome shotgun sequence, a single genomic window includes:
- the LOC133919518 gene encoding protein TRANSPARENT TESTA GLABRA 1-like, with translation MDHPKPPSTDASASPDTPNPHAFTCELPHSIYALAFSPTAPVLASGSFLEDFHNRVSLLSFEPVRPSAASFRALPALSFDHPYPPTKLQFNPRAAAPPLLASSSDVLRLWHTPLDDLSASASAPELRSVLDNRKASASEFCAPLTSFDWNEAEPRRIGTASIDTTCTVWDIDRGVVETQLIAHDKAVHDIAWGEAGVFASVSADGSVRVFDLRDKEHSTIVYESPRPDTPLLRLAWNRFDLRYMATLLMDSSAIVVLDIRAPGVPVAELHRHRACANAVAWAPQATRLLCSAGDDGQALIWELPETAAAVPAEGIDPVLAYDAGAEINQLQWAAAHPDWMAIAFENKVQLLRV, from the coding sequence ATGGACCATCCCAAGCCGCCGTCCACGGACGCCTCGGCTTCGCCGGACACGCCGAACCCGCACGCCTTCACCTGCGAGCTCCCGCACTCGATCTACGCGCTGGCCTTCTCTCCCACCGCGCCAGTCCTCGCGTCCGGCAGTTTCCTTGAGGACTTCCACAACCgcgtctccctcctctccttcgAACCCGtccgcccctccgccgcctccttccgCGCCCTCCCCGCGCTCTCATTCGATCACCCCTACCCGCCCACCAAGCTCCAGTTCAACCCCCGAGCAGCCGCGCCGcccctcctcgcctcctcctccgacgtGCTCCGCCTCTGGCACACCCCGCTCGACGAcctctccgcctccgcctccgcgcccGAGCTCCGCTCCGTTCTCGACAACCGCAAGGCCTCCGCCTCCGAGTTCTGCGCGCCCCTCACCTCCTTCGACTGGAACGAGGCCGAGCCCCGCCGCATCGGGACCGCGTCCATCGACACCACCTGCACCGTCTGGGACATCGACCGCGGCGTCGTCGAGACGCAGCTCATCGCGCACGACAAGGCTGTGCACGACATCGCCTGGGGCGAGGCCGGGGTCTTCGCCTCCGTCTCGGCCGACGGTTCCGTCCGCGTCTTTGACCTCCGGGACAAGGAGCACTCCACCATCGTCTATGAAAGCCCCCGCCCCGACACGCCTCTCCTCAGGCTGGCATGGAACCGCTTTGATCTCCGCTACATGGCTACGCTGCTCATGGACAGCAGCGCCATCGTCGTGCTCGACATACGCGCGCCCGGGGTGCCGGTGGCCGAGCTGCACCGCCACCGGGCTTGCGCCAACGCGGTCGCGTGGGCGCCACAGGCTACCAGGCTCCTCTGTTCCGCTGGGGACGACGGGCAGGCGCTGATCTGGGAGCTGCCGGAGACGGCAGCAGCTGTGCCCGCCGAGGGGATCGATCCTGTGCTAGCGTACGACGCAGGCGCTGAAATAAACCAGCTGCAGTGGGCGGCCGCCCACCCGGACTGGATGGCCATCGCCTTTGAGAACAAGGTCCAGCTTCTCAGGGTCTGA